One window from the genome of Pyrus communis chromosome 16, drPyrComm1.1, whole genome shotgun sequence encodes:
- the LOC137721364 gene encoding transcription factor MYB93-like produces MGRSPCCDESGLKKGPWTPEEDQKLMKYIQKNGHGSWRALPKLAGLNRCGKSCRLRWTNYLRPDIKRGKFSQEEEQTILNLHSILGNKWSAIAGHLPGRTDNEIKNFWNTHLKKKLIQMGFDPMTHRPRSDIFSSLPHLLALVNLKELLDHGSSHQSCWDEQALRLQAEASQMARLQYLQCLLQPNNNSFGAATANNLNDFTDMETINLLNSLCSSQLDIQDPTAQYPVGNFQPVVQDNSVPFSHLPDLQTYPTPPNKDMVNDQAPDPFTALSQGENSPNNPWNIPSSSNTTLSPTSVTPPVTVTEISVSNNLGDACSTSSYAGVATSAWSDLLFEDPFFQ; encoded by the exons ATGGGAAGATCTCCTTGTTGTGATGAGAGTGGCCTCAAGAAAGGCCCTTGGACTCCTGAAGAAGATCAGAAACTTATGAAATACATTCAGAAAAATGGCCATGGAAGCTGGAGAGCCCTTCCAAAACTTGCAG GGTTGAATAGATGCGGCAAGAGTTGCAGGTTAAGATGGACAAACTATCTTAGGCCGGATATAAAGAGAGGGAAGTTTTctcaagaagaagaacaaacaaTTCTGAATCTCCATTCCATTCTCGGCAACAA ATGGTCAGCAATTGCAGGCCACCTACCAGGTCGGACGgacaatgaaataaaaaatttctggaATACCCATTTGAAGAAAAAGCTGATTCAGATGGGTTTTGATCCGATGACTCACCGGCCCCGGAGTGATATCTTCTCTAGCTTGCCTCATCTTCTAGCTCTTGTCAATTTGAAAGAGCTTTTAGACCATGGAAGCAGTCACCAGTCCTGCTGGGATGAACAAGCTTTGAGATTACAAGCAGAAGCTTCTCAAATGGCTAGGCTTCAATATCTACAATGTCTCCTCCAacctaataacaattcctttggAGCTGCTACCGCAAACAACCTAAATGACTTCACTGACATGGAGACCATTAATCTTTTGAATTCACTCTGTTCATCTCAACTGGATATTCAAGACCCTACTGCACAATACCCAGTTGGTAATTTTCAACCAGTAGTCCAAGATAATTCAGTCCCTTTCTCTCATTTGCCTGACTTGCAAACATACCCAACACCACCAAACAAGGACATGGTTAATGATCAAGCTCCAGATCCATTTACTGCCTTGAGCCAAGGTGAAAACTCTCCAAATAATCCATGGAATATTCCTTCGTCTTCAAATACTACTCTATCTCCTACTTCTGTGACTCCTCCCGTGACAGTGACAGAGATTTCAGTAAGCAACAACTTGGGTGATGCTTGCAGCACTTCAAGCTATGCAGGAGTGGCTACTTCAGCTTGGTCTGACCTTCTTTTTGAGGACCCCTTTTTTCAGTGA